The stretch of DNA GTCAGTTACATGTATAGTGTGTTTTCTGCACTGTCCCTGTTGATTAGATATTATCTATGTGACTGactcagtaaatactgtactgGCTTTTACTGATTCTATTTTGTCCTGATATTtttggagtgctgggaactctCCTGCTGTTTGGTTAGTCACTCTGAGGGTCTCTCATTGTTCCTGTAGCACCTCTTCTTTGGGCAATTTGTTGGCAAGCGGTTATTTATAGTGTAGTGCTGTCTATACCAGGGGcgcccaaccccagtcctcaaggcccacccccttctcccccggGGTCAGGTttataggatatcccagcttcagcacaggtggctcaattagaaaCGCAGTTGAAGACTggacctctgattgagccacctgtgctgaagcagggactgattgagccacttgtgctgaagctgcgaaTGATTGAGGTACCTgtctaaagcagggatatcctgaaaacctgacctgttgggggggggactggatttgagcaccctCGGTTTATcccatattttttatttatatattgggaAGCAGCATTTTGTGCTGCTGATTTCTAACTTGCTTGATCACACGAAGTACTTCAACCTATAATTGGTGTATTTCATTTATCCTAATTACATGTATTTATAGGTAACTGATAATTCAATCAACTGCCAAAATGACTGTTTTTAACTATCTCTGTTTAAACTGCCAGTAAAGTTTCTCCACTCCCTGAAAGAATAGGTCAGGCAGAACACCTTACTGCTCATGCATTAATCATCTGGTAAATAAAGCACCCGCTATCACACCCACCCCAGTGGAGGCGGTGATGTCATCTGTTTGGATGCCCAAATGTCACCAGCACTGATTGTGGGAgatgaaataaaatacatacgTGCTCAGCACACTCAGCTCAGGGCTAAAATGTACGCATGAAATCCTTGCTTTATTTTTGTAATAATGTTTACAGCTGTTTAATGACCCTGAAAAGGTTCAGTACGCTGATGTTCTGTATTTCTGAATAGAAGTGTATTATTCTTATAACAACCTTAGTTAAACAGTTGCAGGAGCAACAATTGCAGGGACATTTCATGGGAAAAGTCATATCAACTATAACATTTTAATCACCTTTATACACAACACTTTGAATCTTTTTTTTGTGCTAATGCAGCAATTTCATATAATAActacagtttgttttgagaagaTTAGTTTAAAAGATTGGAAGCCTTTTTCATTCATTCTGAGGGTTATGCTAAAGCTCGTACATAGAACAAATTACATACACAGTAGTTCCTCTTAAGAATGAAATTAGCAGGGAGAGAAACGTAAAAAGTAAATCTATCTGTATACTGCAGTTATCTTCCCCACACTAGAGAAGATTTTGTTGCCTGGGACTGATCTTTTCTATAGCACTGGGAAGATGTCTTCACAATATATTAAATAGGATCCTCAGTCCTATTCTGCGTTGCTGCACCCTGTGCCCCTTCTCACCTCCTTCTCTAGGACTCTTATTACCCTCGGAAGGAATATCTCCGGGGGGTTGCTAGACTGGTTGTAGACTGAAGTGTACAACTTTTGAAACCTCTTCCAATGTACGGTCCATAGATaacattatagtgtacagagcttttgaaatcTCACGTCTCTTCTTCAAGCGTACTGTACTGAAGAAGAGGCGTATGATGTTTCAATagctctgtacactatcattTCATCACAAATAACCCTAATGTTGGACCCCTAATATGGCTACTAGAATTTTGATCTCTATAAGGTTGCTTAACCCCCTGAGTTAGACCAGAGATctggtttagctgggacagtcccgttttttaggTCTTTGTGTTGACCTTTTGGGCCTCTGTCCCGTTTTTTATTAGTGTGGccgcgcatgcgtgatcggcacTTACGGAGCATGTATGCGGTAATTGCCAATCGCTCATGCGCGGCCTGCAACCATTCATCATGCTCACCATTCACGCATGCGTGGTCAGCTCTCGATGTTCAGACATGCACGGACGGTGCTCGCCATTTGCACGTGCGCAAAATTTGATGCTTTTTTCCCCGGGACATATATGGTCACCCTAACCTGAGTGCCCTATTAATGTACAACATGCGTCATATGCTCTGGAACCCTGGGAGCTTTCTGCTAATGTTCCAGAGCAGATCGTGATCAGGGAGAGCTGAACGCAATCTGAACAGAAAAGGAGAACCCCCTCCTTTTCCATTCACGGCACCACGGTGATGTCATGATCATGTGATCGTTGGAGGTAACGTGGCCATGCAGTACTGCCTAAACCCTGGCACTCAAATGGTTAAACCCTTCTGCAAACAACctcatattacatagttacagtgttacagtgttacatagttacattgttactgtgttactgtgttacatagttactttgttaccgtgttacattgttacatagttacagtggtacattgttacatagtagatgaggttgaaaaatacatttgttcatcaagttcatcctatgctagattggcaatcagattactccctggatcagcatccttcccatgtttacttattaggtatatccctgtatacctttcctttctaaaaagatgtcaaccttatcttaaagatatctattgtatctgccatcccagtctccatgggtaatgaataaaTTCCATATATTTAAGTAAAAACTCATTACAACTATAGATTGTTGCAGTGGGTGCTAATCCCTGTACTAGTCAAATGGCAGCAATGGAGTGCTACTGTAACCCGGTGAGAGCCCCCTGATGTAaacaaggggtggccaactccagttttgaagagccaccaacagcccaggttttaaggatattcctgcttcagcataggtagctcaagcagtggctcagtcgttgactgagccactgcttgagtcagctgcgctgaagcaggaatatcctgaaaacctgggctCCACTACGGCGAGGCCAGCCCTATCCAGACAGTAGACACTACGTTTTGGGGTCTGGCACTGCAGGGTCCCATGATGTTGCGCCCCAAGTAATGGACTTTCTGAGCTTGTTTCCAGGCGAGATTGCATTCTGCGCCGCTGGAAACTCCTCCTCGCCTTCTCTTTCGCTCTGAGGAGGggctctggcactcaaagggttaaaggtaGTAAAGGACAAAATAAATATTTGTAGCAACCCCCCAGTATAAGGGCGTTTTATCTGCCAGTGCCACTATTAAACCACAACAGGATTAGAACGGGAGATGTTGTTTCTCAAACAGGTATCGTCTATGCTGATATATATTGTACagatcacacttttttttttacacggtTACGgctggggtgggcaactccagtcttcaagagacatcaacaggtcaggctttcaggatattcctgcttccacacaagtggctcaatcagtggctcagtctttgactatgctgcagcagggatatccttaaaacctgacctgttggtggcccttgacgactggagctGCCCACCGCTGGGTTATGGCAATGTTCCTTAATGCGGACCCTTAATTACGTTACATGGGGGTGTAGCGTTATATGTGCATTGGATCATTTTCTCGCCCGCTTTTGCATTTGCAGTTGATCCCTTTTGTCTTTGAAACTTGTCAACTGAATGtagagattcaggtttggggtaaAATCACCGGTTATTCAGGGGGTTCcaatttttgtaaaaaaaataaataaagagacaCATTTGAATATGTTGTTGGTGCACATTTATACATTTGTACATTTATACATTTGTACATTTTGACTGTTTCCGTGCTCCTATTGCGGGTTTTATGGAGAAAGCCCCCCCGTCTCCCACCTGTGGCTGGGCAGCTTCCGAAGTGCAGCTCAGCAGGAAATCATGTTTGATTTTCGTATCCAGTCTTTCCTTTAATGGACGTGTAAAAGGATTGATCGGTGGTGTTTTTCCAGTGTTCTTCTGTTAAAACTGAAACCGAAATCCGTAGTCTAAGGAGAAAACCCCAGATTCTGCCCGCTGCCTACTCAGCCATGGCCCCAGGCACACGTCTTATGACGTTCCAGATGCACCATGGTCAAATGCCTCAGGGGGCGAGAGGGGGGTTAGGGGCAAAGCGGGTTGACTACTCAAACTGAAAGACCAGCCCAATCCAAACGGGAGTGGAGCGCCGTCCACATTGGTTCCCTGTATCCGGGGTCTGATCGTGCCACCTGACCTCTTCGGGACGCGGACATGCCGGCACTCTGGTGTCGCGAAACCTCCGGCCCGGAGTAGGTTAATGTAATAAGCAATCGCTGTCATGCTGCATTTTATCTACAGATAACACCGCCCTACTGTATATGGTGGGTTCTGTACGAGCGTCTCCACGTCCTCAGCACAGTGATAGCGACAGGCGGCATCTCCCTTCACGGTCACCTCCATGTATATGGGTACCCTACACAGATTattttatgtaatatatattcCGAGGGTTAAATCCTAATCTTAAAGGTTTTGCAGATCTGCTAGTCCGTCTCCCTAAAATGTAATATAGCTCGTTATTGCTTACTTGCACACACTGAAGGATTTTTATGGTTATAATCATGTGTTTACAGCACCTAGTACTGTTTCTAAGCAGCATACTAATCAGCTTAATGAGATATTACTGCACTTTTTGTTGACTAAAGCAAAATCCTTTTTATTGTTGTAAAGCTTgtccttttatttttattcaaaacattatgatgtttTATTGCATGCCGGGGAATGTCTGTGGACTCTGCAAATAATCCCAGTAACTTTTATATTTCATTTGTCTATTAATATGCCTATTTGTGATTCTGTGTTAATTTCATCTGCACATTGTGAGCTGCAGCCCAGCGGCCTATTCATACGGCAGGCGTTTATTtatttcatccatttattgcgaTGATTATAAATATGTGTTTTATCTCTGATAACTCCACGCACACAGGTGAGATGGGCAGCATAGCTTGCTAATTCAAGTCATCGTAATAAGGAGGAATTCAGTTTTCAAAGACCCAGAAAGAGtactaaactttaaaaaaaattgatctTATGCTGTTTTGTCGAGGTAATTTAACTCATTCAGTGCTAAATAGGCTAGCAGCACATGCCTTTATCTTGCAGTATGATAAAATAGCCTCTCGTATTTAGAACTTGCTGCATATAAAATTACAGTGCTCTCTCTCTAAAAAAATCATATAATAAGATTCATAAAGGCATCCAATACGTGTGAGTAACTGATAGTTTGTGCACGCTAAGACATTCGAATTGGAGGAGGAAAACGTTCAGATTCTTTTACAATGTTGTTTTAGGTACATTCTCctaaatatataaatgtgtaaacAGTGATTTGCAGAGATCTCCTTAGTGTCATAACGATAGCTTAGCGTATATACGTAGTCATTTCACACATGTTGACAGTGCTAAGCAACTCTCTGCTTCAAAATGGGGCTCAAATTGTACTGTTGCCCCATTTTGTAGCAGAGTTTACAATATTTCCAGTTGTCATCTTTTAAGAGACAATCCAAGCGtgtcggtatctctctgctttctaAAGCTCTACAtcatatgggccaataggaagccacactggatgacatcacggcttcctattggcccgcaggacgctGGAGCTTTGAAAAATGTCCATAATGAGAACCCTGGTAGCGGAGCGTCTACTAACATCCCCTGCGGAGGTCTGtatctgaaattaatgggggttagccccagagaccccctgcttcaatcctgtgtaaaaaaaacaaaatacaaaaatgttaaaaagaaaaatgaatgcttggattgcctctttaaaggaaTTTACTGTCCCAATGTTCCATCATATTTAAAATAGCATTTTAAGAAAACAGATGCATGTTTCTGATACATTGTGTTAAttatgtttctgtgtgtgtttgccaCTTCTAGGGATGGAGGAAGCTAGTTTGTGCCTTGGCGTTTCATCAGCTGTGCCTGAAGTGGATACCCATCTTAACAGCACCCTGCTGAATGGCCAGTATTCAATGAGTCAGAAGCTACATCAGATAACTTCCCAGCTCAGTCATGCCTTCCCAGAGCTCCAAAACCGTCAGAACactgaagaaaaggcaggcacgCCAATAGAGGAAACCAGTCATGTGTCAATGGCAAATCAACCAATCAGCAATCAAATGGCCATGTTGGCCAATCAGTTGAATCGAGATGCTGATAGTAGTCTCAATGGAAGAGTGGATCTGCAACAGTTCTTAAATGGACAAAACCTTGGGATAATGTCTCAGATGAATGATATAGAGGATGATGCAAGAAAGAATAGAAAATACCCATGTCCCCTCTGTGGGAAACGTTTCCGCTTTAACAGTATTTTATCACTCCACATGCGTACTCACACTGGGGAGAAACCCTTCAAATGCCCATACTGCGATCACAGAGCTGCTCAGAAAGGTAATTTGAAAATTCATCTACGTACTCACAAACTTGGAAACCTCGGCAAGGGTCGTGGGAGAGTCAGAGAAGAAAACAGGCTTTTGCACGAGTTAGAAGAAAGAGCAATTTTAAGAGACAAACAGATGAAAAGCAGCCTCCTGCAGCCCCGACTTGATGCGAAGCCACAGCAGCACTTACAACCTCCTTTATCCAATTGTAATATATCTGTATCAGCTAACCACAGTACATCTGATCTGTCTAACAAAGCACCCTCTCCGAAGCCCGCAGCTGTGCAAGAGGAAGTGGTAGCTCCAACAACTGGATTCAGGTGCACATTTTGCAAAGGAAAATTTAAGAAACGAGAGGAGCTGGATAGGCATATAAGAATATTGCACAAGCCTTACAAGTGCACTCTCTGTGATTTTGCTGCCTCTCAGGAGGAAGAGTTGATTAGCCACGTTGAGAAAGCCCATATAACCGCAGAGTCCGCTCAAGGCCAAGGATCCAGTGGAAATGGAGAACAGGCAGCCAATGAGTTTCGCTGTGaggtatgtggacaggtttttaGTCAAGCGTGGTTCCTGAAAGGTCACATGAGAAAGCACAAAGACTCTTTTGAACATTGCTGTCAGATCTGTGGAAGACGATTCAAAGAACCTTGGTTCCTGAAGAATCACATGAAGGTTCACCTGAACAAATTGTCTGTAAAGAACAAATCTCCCCATGAAGCGGAAGTTCCCGTGTCCATCAGCAGTATGTCGCAAGAGGCACATGCAAATTTGTACTCCAGATATATATCCTGCTTGCAGAGTGGTTTTATTCCCTCAGACAAAGCGAGCCTAAGCGAACATAGTCACGTTTATAACAAAGGAGACCTGCCTCTGAAGGAAAAAGATGTTCTTGGAAAACTACTCTCCCCGATTTCTGGCATGGGGCATAACATGTCTGACGGTGATAAGCATTCTTTACTGGGCTCTCTTAACCTGGTGCCTCCTCTGAAATCTAGCTGCATAGAAAGGTTGCAAGCCGCTGCCAAAGCTTCAGAGATGGATCCAGTGAATAGCTATCAGGCGTGGCAACTTATGGCAAGAGGAATGGCCATGGAGCATGGCTTCTTGTCCAAAGAGCATCAGATGCAGCGTAGCCATGAAGATACTTTAGCAAATGCTGGAGTTCTGTTTGATAAAGAGAAGCGAGAGTATGTGATAATAGGAGCAGATGGCTCTAAGCAAAAAATGCATGCTGCTTTGGTTCACAGCACTAAAATTTGCAATCAGAGAGATGTGCCATCCAAACTAGACCTTTTAGAAAGCACCAGAGATTTCTTGTCGCATGGTATGAACCAGGGACTCGATTACAACATGCAGAGTCATGGAAACATCAAAGATAAGCCAACTGAGTGCCCTGACTGTGGAAGGGTTTTCAGAACCTATCACCAAGTCGTCGTTCACTCACGCGTCCACAAGAGAGACaggaaggcagaagaagaggccATTCAAATGAGTCTAGATGAACGGCGTGGATCTGGAAGCGATCAAGAGTCACAGTCTATCAGCAGGTCCACAACCCCAGGATCATCAAATATCACGGAAGAGAGTGGGGCCGGTGGCACTCTCTCCCAGACGGGAAGTGCACAGGAAGACAGTCCGCATCCTTCCTCCCCTTCTTCTTCAGGTATGTAATAATACATAATATATGTGTCTTATAAAGAATTGCCCTGTGCATAGAGTTTTTTGTGCACTTATCCAGCACAGCTGAGCTGGCGATCAAATtcttttttggtgcctgaagcactgACATAGAGGCCCATATTAACTAAACAACGCTTATGACATCTCCAAGCAGCAGAAGACACCATACAGCCAATTCCAGAAAATGAGCTATGAGGTGTTTTCCAAAGCTGGAAGATAGTTTAGGTTATGTCTACTAAGTGCTGCTGCTCCATAAGATACCTTCTGGTGCTTTTAAATGAATGGGCCTGAAGAATACTTCCGGCACTGGTTGGTGTCTTACAGACtagcactgctttgtaaatatatCCTAATGGGACGTGCTCACGCTCACAAGAAGCTGGTACGGGCGTTCAATCTGGGCTCACCTGCTTTGCAGGTAGAATTTCCCCAGAACGCCTCTGCGAGTGTTTCTCTCTTTGAAAGAGAATGCACAATAACTACGACCCTTCTCTTAACACGTCTTCTCACGCCTATTTATAATTGTACAGATGGGGCCAGACTGACTGTTTTTGGCAACGGGGCAAGCCGTGAGACTGCGACCGTGACTGGCCAGGGGACCATCACGGCGGTTTTACGCTTTTTCAGCTGCGGTTTCGGAGACggcaagtcttactacatctgtacttcTCTATAGAGGAGGGgtaagcaactccagtcctcaagagcaaccACCATGGCagattttcaagatatccctgcttcagcacaggtggctccatcagtggctcagtcgaagactgagccactgatggagccatctgtgctgaagcagggatatcctgaaaacctgacctggtagtagcccttgaggactggagtttcccacccctgttaTAGAGCTTTATGTTCtttgctggcagagaaggcaaCAATACGCTGCTTTTGCAACGCGTTTCTGGACTCTGGTTTAAAATAAAGTTGTGGTTCCAGGCCTGAATTCAAGAAATCCTTGTCCTGTTAAAGACTGGCACACAATACTTAGCGCCTTATTTTTATTCAACATGTATGCTCCAAAACAGAAAGAGAAGCCTTATAAAATAAGGACAGTTTTCTTTAGAGAAAAATTGGAATTGTACGTTTGTGAAATAAAAAGCACCGGTACTGTGGGTTTGTAACAATGTAATTGCACTGTGGTCCCATGCAGGTATTAAACATTGACTTCTGCGTCTAGCACCATCTAGTTTAATGTGGTGTTCATAATTTATCCACATCTTTGGTTGAACATTTTTGAATTTTGGACAAGATTAATTTTATACCCAGACTAATGCAGACTGAGTTACATGTTGTACTGAAACGTTTTAATATTTGATAAACAGGTTTTGATCTGCAAGAAAATATCAGAAATGTGTTTGTCTAGAGGTCATGCACTTctctaacccaggctgtgctgaacacgctgtgtaatgc from Ascaphus truei isolate aAscTru1 chromosome 19, aAscTru1.hap1, whole genome shotgun sequence encodes:
- the ZNF536 gene encoding zinc finger protein 536 isoform X2, whose protein sequence is MEEASLCLGVSSAVPEVDTHLNSTLLNGQYSMSQKLHQITSQLSHAFPELQNRQNTEEKAGTPIEETSHVSMANQPISNQMAMLANQLNRDADSSLNGRVDLQQFLNGQNLGIMSQMNDIEDDARKNRKYPCPLCGKRFRFNSILSLHMRTHTGEKPFKCPYCDHRAAQKGNLKIHLRTHKLGNLGKGRGRVREENRLLHELEERAILRDKQMKSSLLQPRLDAKPQQHLQPPLSNCNISVSANHSTSDLSNKAPSPKPAAVQEEVVAPTTGFRCTFCKGKFKKREELDRHIRILHKPYKCTLCDFAASQEEELISHVEKAHITAESAQGQGSSGNGEQAANEFRCEVCGQVFSQAWFLKGHMRKHKDSFEHCCQICGRRFKEPWFLKNHMKVHLNKLSVKNKSPHEAEVPVSISSMSQEAHANLYSRYISCLQSGFIPSDKASLSEHSHVYNKGDLPLKEKDVLGKLLSPISGMGHNMSDGDKHSLLGSLNLVPPLKSSCIERLQAAAKASEMDPVNSYQAWQLMARGMAMEHGFLSKEHQMQRSHEDTLANAGVLFDKEKREYVIIGADGSKQKMHAALVHSTKICNQRDVPSKLDLLESTRDFLSHGMNQGLDYNMQSHGNIKDKPTECPDCGRVFRTYHQVVVHSRVHKRDRKAEEEAIQMSLDERRGSGSDQESQSISRSTTPGSSNITEESGAGGTLSQTGSAQEDSPHPSSPSSSGEKPYKCPHCDYAGTQSASLKYHLERHHRERQNGSGPLPGQPQSQEHKDETSSKSSLFIRPDILRGAFKGLPGMDFRSGMVSQQWPPGMLSSGDRQGQSSGISSESSSEALKKSEISSKGPNFSEFGRAYQNIVGNGVNFQGSLQAFMDSFVLSSLKKEKEIKEKALLDSLPIKKHRSDNCEEKMESKTPKKKMEKSQYEPLDLSVRPDAPSLPGSSVTVQDNIAWHGCLFCSFTTSSMELMALHLQANHLGKAKHKDNVIGAPGHMKDQLREPMASANKLMAASSSVQRGKEMMVSKISPLHSSDKIPQQPSTKEALAEQKSTAWSSHMDPTFNNFSTEFYKQFGVYPGTVGANTQNSCSNMETDAKSQPEDDLHILQCDSVNTVATDDLSDETSSEDMETCKEDDNDDEEIETEPENMNVPDDLNKEDDVDGNTTNAVALNSAEGLVCPSQITEKQWHSNLSLLHETPQGSMKPDQVPSQDVMEKQVNMLSVLRAYSSDGVAAFNGLASNTANSGCIKRADLCGQRPFQCRYCPYSASQKGNLKTHVLCVHRMPFDNSQYPDRRFKRSRVDSETSGNSEELPPVKLGSSAQLTAEGSNAQE
- the ZNF536 gene encoding zinc finger protein 536 isoform X3 produces the protein MEEASLCLGVSSAVPEVDTHLNSTLLNGQYSMSQKLHQITSQLSHAFPELQNRQNTEEKAGTPIEETSHVSMANQPISNQMAMLANQLNRDADSSLNGRVDLQQFLNGQNLGIMSQMNDIEDDARKNRKYPCPLCGKRFRFNSILSLHMRTHTGEKPFKCPYCDHRAAQKGNLKIHLRTHKLGNLGKGRGRVREENRLLHELEERAILRDKQMKSSLLQPRLDAKPQQHLQPPLSNCNISVSANHSTSDLSNKAPSPKPAAVQEEVVAPTTGFRCTFCKGKFKKREELDRHIRILHKPYKCTLCDFAASQEEELISHVEKAHITAESAQGQGSSGNGEQAANEFRCEVCGQVFSQAWFLKGHMRKHKDSFEHCCQICGRRFKEPWFLKNHMKVHLNKLSVKNKSPHEAEVPVSISSMSQEAHANLYSRYISCLQSGFIPSDKASLSEHSHVYNKGDLPLKEKDVLGKLLSPISGMGHNMSDGDKHSLLGSLNLVPPLKSSCIERLQAAAKASEMDPVNSYQAWQLMARGMAMEHGFLSKEHQMQRSHEDTLANAGVLFDKEKREYVIIGADGSKQKMHAALVHSTKICNQRDVPSKLDLLESTRDFLSHGMNQGLDYNMQSHGNIKDKPTECPDCGRVFRTYHQVVVHSRVHKRDRKAEEEAIQMSLDERRGSGSDQESQSISRSTTPGSSNITEESGAGGTLSQTGSAQEDSPHPSSPSSSDMGEEAGRSVGGQQPAMLRDRNLGSAMKDCPYCGKTFRTSHHLKVHLRIHTGEKPYKCPHCDYAGTQSASLKYHLERHHRERQNGSGPLPGQPQSQEHKDETSSKSSLFIRPDILRGAFKGLPGMDFRSGMVSQQWPPGMLSSGDRQGQSSGISSESSSEALKKSEISSKGPNFSEFGRAYQNIVGNGVNFQGSLQAFMDSFVLSSLKKEKEIKEKALLDSLPIKKHRSDNCEEKMESKTPKKKMEKSQYEPLDLSVRPDAPSLPGSSVTVQDNIAWHGCLFCSFTTSSMELMALHLQANHLGKAKHKDNVIGAPGHMKDQLREPMASANKLMAASSSVQRGKEMMVSKISPLHSSDKIPQQPSTKEALAEQKSTAWSSHMDPTFNNFSTEFYKQFGVYPGTVGANTQNSCSNMETDAKSQPEDDLHILQCDSVNTVATDDLSDETSSEDMETCKEDDNDDEEIETEPENMNVPDDLNKEDDVDGNTTNAVALNSAEGLVCPSQITEKQWHSNLSLLHETPQGSMKPDQVPSQDVMEKQVNMLSVLRAYSSDGVAAFNGLASNTANSGCIKRADLCDGCQ
- the ZNF536 gene encoding zinc finger protein 536 isoform X1, yielding MEEASLCLGVSSAVPEVDTHLNSTLLNGQYSMSQKLHQITSQLSHAFPELQNRQNTEEKAGTPIEETSHVSMANQPISNQMAMLANQLNRDADSSLNGRVDLQQFLNGQNLGIMSQMNDIEDDARKNRKYPCPLCGKRFRFNSILSLHMRTHTGEKPFKCPYCDHRAAQKGNLKIHLRTHKLGNLGKGRGRVREENRLLHELEERAILRDKQMKSSLLQPRLDAKPQQHLQPPLSNCNISVSANHSTSDLSNKAPSPKPAAVQEEVVAPTTGFRCTFCKGKFKKREELDRHIRILHKPYKCTLCDFAASQEEELISHVEKAHITAESAQGQGSSGNGEQAANEFRCEVCGQVFSQAWFLKGHMRKHKDSFEHCCQICGRRFKEPWFLKNHMKVHLNKLSVKNKSPHEAEVPVSISSMSQEAHANLYSRYISCLQSGFIPSDKASLSEHSHVYNKGDLPLKEKDVLGKLLSPISGMGHNMSDGDKHSLLGSLNLVPPLKSSCIERLQAAAKASEMDPVNSYQAWQLMARGMAMEHGFLSKEHQMQRSHEDTLANAGVLFDKEKREYVIIGADGSKQKMHAALVHSTKICNQRDVPSKLDLLESTRDFLSHGMNQGLDYNMQSHGNIKDKPTECPDCGRVFRTYHQVVVHSRVHKRDRKAEEEAIQMSLDERRGSGSDQESQSISRSTTPGSSNITEESGAGGTLSQTGSAQEDSPHPSSPSSSDMGEEAGRSVGGQQPAMLRDRNLGSAMKDCPYCGKTFRTSHHLKVHLRIHTGEKPYKCPHCDYAGTQSASLKYHLERHHRERQNGSGPLPGQPQSQEHKDETSSKSSLFIRPDILRGAFKGLPGMDFRSGMVSQQWPPGMLSSGDRQGQSSGISSESSSEALKKSEISSKGPNFSEFGRAYQNIVGNGVNFQGSLQAFMDSFVLSSLKKEKEIKEKALLDSLPIKKHRSDNCEEKMESKTPKKKMEKSQYEPLDLSVRPDAPSLPGSSVTVQDNIAWHGCLFCSFTTSSMELMALHLQANHLGKAKHKDNVIGAPGHMKDQLREPMASANKLMAASSSVQRGKEMMVSKISPLHSSDKIPQQPSTKEALAEQKSTAWSSHMDPTFNNFSTEFYKQFGVYPGTVGANTQNSCSNMETDAKSQPEDDLHILQCDSVNTVATDDLSDETSSEDMETCKEDDNDDEEIETEPENMNVPDDLNKEDDVDGNTTNAVALNSAEGLVCPSQITEKQWHSNLSLLHETPQGSMKPDQVPSQDVMEKQVNMLSVLRAYSSDGVAAFNGLASNTANSGCIKRADLCGQRPFQCRYCPYSASQKGNLKTHVLCVHRMPFDNSQYPDRRFKRSRVDSETSGNSEELPPVKLGSSAQLTAEGSNAQE